In a single window of the Limnohabitans sp. 2KL-27 genome:
- a CDS encoding acyl-CoA carboxylase subunit beta, with protein sequence MQDIIEQLEKKRAAARLGGGQKRIDAQHAKGKLTARERLEVLLDEGTFEEWDMFVEHRCTDFGMQDNKIPGDGVVTGYGMINGRLVFVFSQDFTVYGGALSETHAEKICKIMDQAMKVGAPVIGLNDSGGARIQEGVASLGGYADVFQRNVMASGVVPQISMIMGPSAGGAVYSPALTDFIFMVKDTSYMFVTGPEVVKTVTHEEVTAEELGGALTHTTKSGVADMAFENDVEALLMLRRLYNYLPLNNREKAPVRPSGDPSGRLDMSLDTLVPENPNKAYDMKELIVKTVDDGDFFELQPDYAKNILIGFARMEGQTVGIVANQPLVLAGCLDIKSSIKAARFVRFCDAFNIPVITFVDVPGFMPGTSQEFGGIIKHGAKLLYAYAECTVPKITVITRKAYGGAYDVMASKHLRGDVNFAWPNAEIAVMGAKGAVEIIFREDKGDPEKLAAKEAEYKARFANPFVAGARGFIDDVIQPHETRKRICRSLVMLKDKKLENPWRKHGNIPL encoded by the coding sequence ATGCAAGACATCATTGAACAACTGGAAAAAAAGCGCGCTGCGGCTCGCTTGGGCGGCGGACAAAAGCGCATCGATGCGCAGCACGCCAAAGGCAAGCTCACCGCCCGTGAACGCCTGGAAGTGCTGCTGGACGAAGGCACCTTTGAAGAGTGGGACATGTTCGTGGAGCACCGCTGCACCGATTTCGGCATGCAGGACAACAAGATTCCCGGCGACGGTGTGGTCACGGGCTACGGCATGATCAACGGCCGCTTGGTGTTCGTGTTCAGCCAGGACTTCACCGTGTATGGCGGTGCATTGTCTGAAACGCATGCCGAGAAGATTTGCAAAATCATGGACCAGGCCATGAAGGTCGGCGCGCCCGTGATTGGCCTGAACGATTCTGGCGGCGCCCGCATCCAGGAAGGCGTGGCTTCGCTTGGCGGTTATGCCGACGTGTTCCAGCGCAATGTGATGGCCAGCGGTGTGGTGCCGCAGATCAGCATGATCATGGGCCCATCGGCCGGTGGTGCGGTGTATTCGCCGGCTTTGACCGACTTCATTTTCATGGTCAAGGACACGTCTTACATGTTTGTGACGGGGCCAGAAGTGGTCAAGACCGTGACCCACGAAGAAGTCACCGCCGAAGAGTTGGGCGGTGCTTTGACCCACACCACTAAGAGCGGCGTGGCCGACATGGCCTTTGAAAACGACGTCGAAGCCTTGCTGATGCTGCGCCGCTTGTACAACTACCTGCCGCTCAACAACCGCGAAAAAGCACCTGTGCGCCCCAGCGGTGATCCCTCGGGTCGTCTGGACATGAGCCTGGACACCTTGGTGCCTGAGAACCCGAACAAAGCCTATGACATGAAGGAACTCATCGTCAAAACCGTGGACGATGGCGACTTCTTTGAGCTGCAACCCGATTACGCCAAAAACATCCTGATCGGCTTTGCCCGCATGGAAGGCCAGACGGTGGGCATCGTGGCCAATCAGCCCTTGGTGTTGGCCGGATGTCTCGACATCAAGAGCTCCATCAAGGCCGCACGTTTTGTGCGTTTCTGTGACGCTTTCAACATTCCCGTCATAACCTTCGTGGACGTGCCCGGTTTCATGCCCGGCACTTCGCAAGAGTTCGGCGGCATCATCAAGCACGGGGCCAAGTTGCTCTACGCGTACGCCGAGTGCACGGTACCGAAAATCACGGTCATCACCCGCAAAGCCTACGGCGGTGCGTACGACGTGATGGCTTCCAAACACCTGCGCGGCGATGTGAACTTTGCCTGGCCCAATGCCGAAATCGCGGTGATGGGGGCCAAGGGTGCGGTAGAAATCATCTTCCGTGAAGACAAGGGCGATCCCGAGAAACTGGCCGCCAAAGAAGCCGAATACAAAGCCCGTTTTGCCAACCCCTTTGTGGCTGGTGCTCGCGGCTTCATCGACGACGTGATCCAGCCGCACGAGACCCGCAAGCGCATTTGCCGCTCGCTGGTCATGCTCAAAGACAAGAAGCTCGAGAACCCTTGGCGCAAGCACGGGAACATCCCACTTTGA
- the meaB gene encoding methylmalonyl Co-A mutase-associated GTPase MeaB, which yields MNPAQLLDGLLHGNAAGQRRAMAKAITLLESTRADHRAMADELLTAMLPHTGQSFRLGISGVPGVGKSTFIEALGLYLIGQGHRVAVLAVDPSSTVSGGSILGDKTRMELLSVHERAYIRPSPSSGTLGGVAEKTRESMLVCEAAGYDVVIVETVGVGQSETAVANMTDMFVLMQLPNAGDDLQAIKKGVMEIADLVVINKADLDAIAATRAELQITSALQLLGMHGGSGHAHADSTQWHPKVVQLSALLGQGVDSFWSAVSEFRRLQTANGRLGLRRQHQALSWMWERIDAGLKQNFRAQPSVQTLLPQLSQQVGTGRLAASTAARQLLSAYQAQSAPPSS from the coding sequence GTGAACCCTGCGCAGCTGCTCGACGGCTTGTTGCACGGCAACGCTGCCGGGCAGCGCCGTGCCATGGCCAAAGCCATCACGCTGCTTGAATCGACGCGTGCGGACCACCGGGCGATGGCCGACGAGTTGCTCACGGCCATGCTGCCCCACACCGGACAGTCGTTTCGCTTAGGGATAAGCGGCGTGCCGGGTGTGGGCAAGTCCACCTTCATCGAGGCGCTGGGCCTGTATTTGATTGGCCAAGGCCACCGCGTGGCGGTGCTGGCGGTGGACCCGTCCAGCACGGTGTCGGGGGGCTCGATTTTGGGCGACAAGACCCGCATGGAGTTGCTCAGCGTGCACGAACGCGCTTACATCCGCCCCAGCCCCAGCAGCGGCACCTTGGGTGGCGTGGCCGAAAAAACCCGCGAGTCCATGCTGGTTTGTGAAGCCGCGGGCTACGACGTGGTCATCGTCGAGACGGTGGGCGTGGGCCAGTCCGAGACGGCGGTGGCCAACATGACCGACATGTTTGTGTTGATGCAGTTGCCCAATGCGGGCGACGATTTGCAGGCCATCAAAAAAGGCGTGATGGAGATCGCCGATTTGGTGGTCATCAACAAGGCCGACCTCGATGCCATCGCGGCCACCCGCGCCGAGCTGCAGATCACCAGTGCCTTGCAATTGTTGGGCATGCACGGCGGCTCGGGCCATGCACACGCCGATAGCACCCAATGGCACCCCAAGGTGGTGCAGCTGAGCGCTTTGCTGGGCCAGGGCGTGGACAGCTTTTGGTCGGCGGTCAGCGAGTTCCGTCGCTTGCAAACAGCCAATGGCCGCTTGGGGCTGCGCCGCCAACACCAGGCCCTGTCGTGGATGTGGGAGCGCATCGACGCCGGGCTCAAGCAAAATTTCCGGGCTCAGCCGAGTGTTCAAACTCTGCTGCCCCAACTCAGCCAACAAGTCGGCACGGGCCGATTGGCCGCGTCCACGGCTGCCCGTCAACTGCTCAGCGCCTACCAAGCGCAGAGTGCCCCCCCATCTTCCTGA
- the scpA gene encoding methylmalonyl-CoA mutase has translation MTSKSFEFNASNLEAWQKAAVKSAPGGDVSALNWKTPDGIVVKPLYTAEDTANLPYANTLPGFEPFLRGPQATMYAVRPWTIRQYAGFSTAEESNAFYRKALAAGGQGVSVAFDLATHRGYDSDHPRVTGDVGKAGVAIDSVEDMKILFDQIPLDKVSVSMTMNGAVLPVLAGYVVAAEEQGVSQDKLSGTIQNDILKEFMVRNTYIYPPEPSMKIIGDIIEYTAKNMPKFNSISISGYHMQEAGANQALEMAFTLADGKEYVKTAIAKGMDVDDFAGRLSFFWAVGMNFYLEIAKMRAARLLWCRIMKGFDAKNPKSLMLRTHSQTSGWSLTEQDPYNNVVRTTIEAMAAVFGGTQSLHTNSFDEAIALPTEFSSRIARNTQLIIQEETHITNVIDPWAGSFMMESLTQEMADKAWAIIEEVEAMGGMTKAVGSGWAKLKIEAAAAEKQARIDSGKDVIVGVNKYKLAKEDPIETLSIDNVRVRDGQIERLAKIRATRDSAKVQAALDALSAAAESGQGNLLDLSIQAVRLRATVGEISDALEKAFGRHRADTQKVTGVYAAAYDDGENVGDTMEYWNQLKADIAAFADAQGRRPRVMISKLGQDGHDRGAKVVATAFADLGFDVDMGPLFQTPEECARQAIENDVHAVGVSTLAAGHKTLVPAIIAELKKQGADDIIVFVGGVIPRQDYDMLYEAGVKGIYGPGTPIPVSAKDVLEQIKKAIG, from the coding sequence ATGACGTCCAAATCCTTTGAATTCAACGCTTCCAACTTGGAAGCCTGGCAAAAAGCAGCGGTCAAATCCGCCCCCGGGGGCGATGTGAGCGCCCTGAACTGGAAGACGCCCGACGGCATCGTCGTCAAGCCCCTTTACACCGCCGAAGACACGGCCAATTTGCCCTACGCCAACACGCTGCCGGGTTTTGAGCCGTTTTTGCGCGGCCCGCAGGCCACCATGTACGCCGTGCGCCCCTGGACGATCCGCCAGTACGCTGGTTTTTCAACGGCCGAAGAATCCAACGCGTTCTACCGCAAGGCGCTGGCTGCAGGCGGGCAGGGTGTGTCGGTCGCGTTTGACCTGGCCACGCACCGGGGCTATGACTCCGACCATCCGCGTGTGACGGGCGACGTGGGCAAGGCCGGTGTGGCGATTGACTCGGTCGAGGACATGAAGATCCTGTTTGACCAGATTCCGCTGGACAAGGTCAGCGTGTCGATGACCATGAACGGCGCGGTGCTGCCCGTGTTGGCGGGCTATGTGGTCGCCGCTGAAGAGCAGGGCGTGAGCCAAGACAAACTGAGTGGAACGATTCAGAACGACATTCTGAAAGAGTTCATGGTGCGCAACACCTACATTTACCCACCCGAGCCGTCGATGAAGATCATTGGCGACATCATCGAGTACACGGCCAAAAACATGCCGAAGTTCAACTCGATCTCGATCTCGGGCTACCACATGCAAGAAGCCGGGGCCAACCAGGCGCTCGAGATGGCCTTCACCTTGGCCGATGGCAAGGAATACGTGAAGACCGCCATCGCCAAGGGCATGGACGTGGACGACTTCGCGGGCCGCCTGTCCTTCTTCTGGGCGGTGGGCATGAACTTCTATTTGGAGATTGCCAAGATGCGCGCCGCCCGCTTGCTGTGGTGCCGCATCATGAAGGGCTTTGACGCCAAGAACCCCAAGAGCCTCATGTTGCGCACCCACAGCCAGACTTCGGGCTGGTCGCTCACCGAGCAAGACCCCTACAACAACGTGGTGCGCACCACCATCGAAGCCATGGCGGCCGTGTTCGGCGGCACCCAGTCGCTGCACACCAACTCGTTTGACGAAGCGATTGCCCTGCCCACCGAGTTCAGCTCGCGCATTGCCCGCAACACGCAGCTGATCATCCAAGAAGAGACCCACATCACCAACGTGATCGACCCTTGGGCCGGTTCCTTCATGATGGAGAGCCTGACGCAAGAAATGGCCGACAAGGCTTGGGCGATCATCGAAGAAGTCGAAGCCATGGGCGGCATGACCAAGGCCGTGGGCAGCGGCTGGGCCAAGCTCAAGATCGAGGCGGCTGCCGCAGAAAAGCAAGCCCGCATTGACTCGGGCAAAGACGTCATCGTGGGCGTGAACAAATACAAGCTGGCCAAGGAAGACCCGATCGAGACGCTGTCGATCGACAACGTGCGCGTACGCGATGGCCAGATCGAGCGCTTGGCCAAAATCCGCGCCACCCGCGACAGCGCCAAAGTGCAGGCCGCCTTGGACGCGCTGAGCGCAGCTGCTGAATCGGGCCAGGGCAACCTGCTTGATTTGTCCATCCAGGCCGTGCGCCTGCGGGCCACCGTGGGTGAAATTTCCGACGCGCTGGAAAAAGCCTTTGGCCGCCACCGCGCCGACACCCAAAAGGTCACGGGCGTTTACGCCGCGGCTTACGACGACGGCGAGAACGTGGGAGACACCATGGAATACTGGAACCAACTCAAAGCCGACATCGCCGCCTTTGCCGACGCGCAAGGCCGCCGTCCCCGCGTGATGATCTCCAAACTCGGCCAGGACGGCCACGACCGGGGCGCCAAAGTGGTCGCCACCGCCTTCGCCGACTTGGGCTTTGACGTGGACATGGGCCCGCTGTTCCAGACGCCCGAAGAGTGCGCCCGCCAAGCGATTGAAAACGACGTGCACGCGGTGGGCGTATCCACACTCGCTGCAGGCCACAAAACCTTGGTGCCCGCCATCATTGCCGAGCTCAAAAAGCAGGGCGCAGACGACATCATCGTGTTCGTGGGCGGTGTGATTCCGCGCCAGGACTACGACATGCTGTACGAAGCCGGCGTCAAGGGCATCTATGGCCCCGGCACCCCGATCCCAGTCAGCGCCAAGGACGTGCTGGAACAGATCAAAAAGGCGATCGGGTGA
- a CDS encoding GntR family transcriptional regulator yields the protein MSALSLAPRALYEEVAELLRQRIFARELEPGSWIDELRIAEALGISRTPLREALKVLAAEGLVTMKVRRGAYVTEVSEKDLRDVYHLLALLESDAARVVAHNANAEQMAQISALHQDLEKATHDRDRFFEINEAFHMLLMELADNRWRDQMVADLRKVMKLNRHSSLFKEGRIEQSLAEHRAIVQALVARQPEQAAKRMSAHFMNGLQAAQ from the coding sequence ATGTCCGCCCTGTCCCTCGCCCCCCGCGCCCTGTACGAAGAAGTTGCCGAATTGCTGCGGCAGCGGATTTTTGCGCGCGAGCTGGAGCCCGGCAGTTGGATCGACGAGTTGCGCATCGCCGAGGCCCTGGGCATCAGCCGCACCCCTCTGCGCGAAGCCCTGAAGGTACTGGCCGCCGAAGGCCTGGTGACCATGAAGGTCCGCCGGGGCGCTTACGTGACCGAGGTCAGCGAGAAAGACCTGCGCGACGTCTACCACCTGCTGGCCTTGCTCGAATCCGACGCGGCCCGCGTGGTGGCGCACAACGCGAACGCTGAGCAGATGGCGCAGATCAGCGCCTTGCACCAGGATCTGGAAAAAGCCACCCACGACCGGGACCGTTTTTTCGAGATCAACGAAGCTTTTCACATGCTGCTGATGGAATTGGCCGACAACCGCTGGCGCGACCAGATGGTGGCCGACCTGCGCAAGGTGATGAAGCTCAACCGCCACAGCTCACTGTTCAAAGAAGGCCGCATCGAGCAATCCCTGGCCGAGCACCGCGCCATTGTGCAGGCACTGGTAGCGCGTCAGCCCGAGCAAGCGGCCAAGCGCATGTCGGCGCACTTCATGAACGGCTTGCAGGCGGCGCAATGA
- the dusA gene encoding tRNA dihydrouridine(20/20a) synthase DusA: MHFPEPQRWRLSVAPMMDWTDRHCRFFHRLLTRHTLLYTEMVTTGALRHGSVQRHLRFNAEEHPVALQLGGSDAADLAHAAKLGQEWGYDEINLNCGCPSDRVQRGAFGACLMNEPTTVADGVKAMLDVVDVPVTVKHRIGIDRIESYDFVRDFVGTVSDAGCKVFIVHARNAWLDGLSPKENREIPPLRYELAYRLKKDFPSLLIAVNGGIKTNEEIALHLQQADGVMVGREAYYNPWLLGTWDAAFYGDTHEVPSREAVEEAMVAYMERAFAEDGCPWYAIARHMLGLYHGQRGGRLWRQVWSDHKLKPLPPREVWALARAALARGAVVTD; encoded by the coding sequence ATGCATTTCCCTGAACCCCAACGCTGGCGTCTTTCTGTGGCGCCCATGATGGATTGGACCGACCGGCACTGCCGATTTTTCCACCGCCTGCTGACTCGCCACACCTTGCTGTACACCGAGATGGTGACCACTGGTGCGCTGCGCCACGGCAGTGTGCAGCGGCACCTGCGTTTCAACGCCGAAGAGCACCCGGTGGCCCTGCAATTGGGCGGCAGTGACGCCGCCGACCTGGCCCACGCCGCCAAGCTGGGGCAAGAGTGGGGTTACGACGAGATCAACCTCAACTGCGGCTGCCCTTCAGACCGTGTGCAGCGTGGCGCATTTGGCGCCTGCTTGATGAACGAGCCGACCACCGTGGCCGATGGCGTGAAAGCCATGCTGGACGTGGTCGATGTGCCGGTGACGGTGAAGCACCGAATCGGCATTGACCGCATCGAGAGCTACGACTTTGTGCGCGACTTTGTGGGTACGGTCAGCGATGCCGGTTGCAAAGTCTTCATCGTGCACGCCCGCAATGCCTGGCTCGACGGCCTTTCCCCGAAGGAGAACCGCGAAATCCCGCCGCTGCGCTATGAATTGGCCTATCGGCTCAAAAAAGATTTTCCATCGCTGCTGATCGCCGTGAACGGCGGCATCAAGACCAACGAGGAAATCGCTCTGCATTTGCAGCAGGCCGACGGCGTGATGGTTGGACGTGAAGCCTATTACAACCCTTGGCTGTTGGGCACTTGGGACGCTGCGTTTTATGGCGATACCCACGAGGTGCCTAGCCGCGAAGCAGTGGAAGAGGCCATGGTGGCCTATATGGAACGCGCTTTTGCCGAAGATGGCTGCCCTTGGTATGCGATTGCCCGTCACATGCTGGGCCTGTACCACGGCCAGCGGGGCGGGCGTTTGTGGCGTCAGGTCTGGAGTGACCACAAACTCAAGCCCTTGCCGCCGCGTGAGGTCTGGGCTTTGGCCCGAGCTGCGCTGGCGCGAGGCGCGGTCGTCACCGACTGA
- a CDS encoding NfeD family protein yields the protein MGNATMWWVLTGVLVALELVTGTFYLLMLGLGSGAAALAAMAGYGLSTQLVAAAVVGGLGAVLLGQWRKRQTPTPQEAQDQHLDLGATVQVEAWDAQSTAQVKHRGAAWTAVLAPGQSAAPGAHRIQAMSGNRLVLEKI from the coding sequence ATGGGCAATGCAACGATGTGGTGGGTGCTGACCGGCGTGCTGGTGGCACTGGAGTTGGTGACTGGCACTTTTTACCTGCTGATGCTGGGCTTGGGGTCTGGGGCCGCAGCCTTGGCCGCGATGGCCGGCTATGGCCTGAGCACCCAACTGGTGGCGGCGGCCGTCGTGGGTGGCCTGGGGGCTGTGCTGCTGGGCCAATGGCGCAAACGCCAAACCCCCACGCCCCAAGAAGCCCAAGACCAGCACCTGGACCTGGGTGCCACCGTGCAAGTTGAGGCCTGGGACGCGCAAAGCACAGCTCAAGTCAAACACCGAGGTGCCGCTTGGACCGCCGTGCTGGCCCCCGGCCAATCCGCAGCGCCTGGCGCACACCGTATTCAGGCCATGTCAGGCAACCGCCTGGTTCTTGAAAAAATCTGA
- a CDS encoding SPFH domain-containing protein has product MEVAAVLVIIAILFVVKTVKVVPQQEAWVVERLGKFHASLAPGLNFVVPFVDNVIQKHSLKEIPLDVPSQICITRDNTQLQVDGILYFQVTDPKLASYGSSNYIVAVTQLAQTSLRSVIGKLELDKTFEERDIINAQVVAAIDEAALNWGVKVLRYEIKDLTPPKEILLAMQSQITAEREKRALIAASEGRRQEQINIATGEREAFIARSEGEKQAAINKAQGDAAAITEMANATAQAIERIATAIRQPGGEQAVQLKVAEQAVQAYAKVAQDAKTTLIVPGNMTEVSGLIASAMQMVSTGKQAG; this is encoded by the coding sequence ATGGAAGTCGCTGCCGTCCTTGTGATCATCGCGATCCTGTTCGTCGTCAAGACCGTCAAGGTCGTGCCGCAGCAAGAGGCCTGGGTGGTCGAAAGGCTGGGCAAATTCCACGCCAGCCTGGCCCCGGGCCTGAACTTTGTAGTGCCCTTTGTGGACAACGTGATCCAGAAACACAGCCTGAAAGAAATTCCGCTGGATGTGCCCAGCCAGATCTGCATCACGCGCGACAACACGCAGCTGCAGGTCGACGGCATTTTGTACTTCCAGGTGACCGACCCCAAGCTGGCCAGTTACGGCTCGTCCAATTACATCGTGGCGGTGACCCAGCTGGCGCAAACCAGCCTGCGCAGCGTGATCGGCAAGCTGGAGCTGGACAAGACTTTTGAAGAGCGCGACATCATCAACGCACAGGTGGTGGCCGCCATCGACGAAGCGGCGCTCAACTGGGGCGTGAAGGTGTTGCGTTACGAGATCAAGGATCTGACGCCACCCAAAGAAATCTTGCTGGCCATGCAATCGCAAATCACGGCCGAGCGCGAAAAGCGCGCCCTGATCGCGGCCTCCGAAGGCCGGCGCCAAGAACAGATCAACATCGCCACCGGTGAGCGCGAGGCCTTCATTGCCCGCTCAGAAGGCGAAAAGCAAGCGGCCATCAACAAGGCCCAAGGCGATGCCGCCGCCATCACCGAAATGGCCAATGCCACGGCCCAAGCGATTGAGCGGATTGCCACCGCCATCCGCCAGCCCGGGGGCGAGCAGGCCGTGCAGCTCAAGGTGGCCGAGCAGGCGGTGCAGGCCTACGCCAAAGTGGCGCAAGACGCCAAGACCACCCTGATCGTACCGGGCAACATGACCGAGGTCTCGGGATTGATCGCTTCGGCCATGCAGATGGTGAGCACCGGCAAACAAGCGGGTTAA
- the phbB gene encoding acetoacetyl-CoA reductase encodes MSQKVAYVTGGMGGIGTAICQRLHQEGFKVIAGCGPTRDFTKWLDEQKALGFTFFASVGNVGDWDSTVEAFTKAKAEHGPIDVLVNNAGITKDRMFLKMTREDWQAVMNTNLDSMFNVTKQVVADMVEKGWGRIINISSVNGEKGQAGQTNYSAAKAGMHGFSMALAQELATKGVTVNTVSPGYIGTDMVNAIRPDVLEKIVATVPVKRLGKPSEIASIIAWMASEDGGYTTGADFAVNGGLHMG; translated from the coding sequence ATGAGTCAAAAAGTAGCGTACGTCACAGGTGGCATGGGCGGCATCGGTACCGCGATCTGCCAGCGCCTGCATCAAGAGGGCTTCAAGGTCATCGCCGGTTGCGGCCCCACCCGTGACTTCACCAAATGGCTGGACGAGCAAAAAGCCCTGGGCTTCACCTTCTTCGCCTCGGTCGGCAATGTTGGCGACTGGGACTCCACCGTGGAAGCCTTCACCAAGGCCAAAGCCGAGCATGGCCCGATCGATGTCTTGGTCAACAATGCCGGCATCACCAAGGACCGCATGTTCCTGAAGATGACCCGTGAAGACTGGCAGGCTGTGATGAACACCAACCTCGACTCCATGTTCAACGTGACCAAACAAGTGGTCGCCGACATGGTCGAAAAAGGCTGGGGCCGCATCATCAACATCAGCTCGGTCAACGGCGAAAAAGGCCAGGCCGGTCAGACCAACTACTCGGCCGCCAAAGCTGGCATGCACGGTTTCTCGATGGCCTTGGCCCAAGAGCTGGCCACCAAAGGCGTCACGGTCAATACCGTCTCGCCTGGCTATATTGGCACCGACATGGTCAACGCCATTCGCCCGGACGTGCTCGAGAAAATCGTGGCCACTGTGCCCGTCAAGCGCTTGGGCAAGCCCAGCGAAATCGCTTCCATCATCGCTTGGATGGCCAGCGAAGACGGTGGCTACACGACCGGTGCTGACTTCGCTGTCAACGGCGGTTTGCACATGGGTTGA
- a CDS encoding acetyl-CoA C-acetyltransferase, with protein sequence MEDIVIVAAARTAVGKFGGSLAKTPATELGSIVIKGLLERSGLPVDAIGEVIMGQVLAAGVGQNPARQAMMKAGVAKETPALTINAVCGSGLKAVMLAAQAVAWGDSEIVIAGGQENMSASPHVLNGSRDGQRMGDWKMTDTMIVDGLWDVYNQYHMGITAENVAKAHGITRDMQDALAAGSQRKAAAAQDAGKFKDEIVDVLIPQRKGDALVFNTDEFINKKTTVEVLAGLRPAFDKAGSVTAGNASGINDGAAAVMVMSAKKAAALGLKPLARIAAFGTSGLDPATMGMGPVPASQKALARAGWKAQDVDLFELNEAFAAQACAVNQALDIDPAKVNVNGGAIAIGHPIGASGCRILVTLLHEMQRTQARKGVAALCIGGGMGVSLAIERV encoded by the coding sequence ATGGAAGACATCGTCATCGTTGCAGCCGCTCGCACCGCCGTGGGCAAGTTTGGTGGCTCGCTCGCCAAAACCCCGGCCACCGAGTTGGGCAGCATCGTCATCAAGGGTTTGCTCGAGCGCAGCGGTTTGCCGGTGGATGCCATTGGCGAAGTCATCATGGGCCAAGTGCTGGCCGCTGGCGTTGGCCAGAACCCTGCGCGCCAGGCCATGATGAAAGCCGGTGTGGCCAAGGAAACACCAGCGCTCACCATCAATGCCGTGTGCGGCTCGGGCCTCAAGGCCGTGATGCTGGCCGCGCAAGCCGTGGCTTGGGGCGACAGCGAGATCGTGATCGCCGGTGGTCAGGAAAACATGAGCGCCAGCCCGCACGTTTTGAACGGTAGCCGTGACGGTCAGCGCATGGGCGACTGGAAGATGACCGACACCATGATCGTTGACGGCCTTTGGGACGTGTACAACCAGTACCACATGGGCATCACCGCCGAAAACGTGGCCAAGGCCCACGGCATCACCCGTGACATGCAGGATGCTTTGGCTGCTGGCAGCCAGCGCAAAGCCGCTGCCGCGCAAGACGCAGGCAAGTTCAAGGACGAAATCGTCGATGTGCTGATTCCCCAGCGCAAGGGCGATGCGCTGGTGTTCAACACCGACGAGTTCATCAACAAGAAAACCACGGTGGAAGTGTTGGCGGGTTTGCGCCCGGCGTTTGACAAGGCGGGCAGCGTGACCGCAGGCAACGCCTCGGGCATCAACGACGGCGCAGCCGCCGTGATGGTCATGAGCGCCAAGAAGGCCGCCGCTTTGGGCCTCAAGCCCCTGGCCCGCATTGCTGCTTTTGGCACCAGCGGCTTGGACCCGGCCACCATGGGCATGGGCCCAGTGCCCGCTTCGCAAAAAGCGCTGGCCCGTGCCGGCTGGAAAGCCCAAGACGTGGACCTGTTTGAGCTTAACGAAGCCTTTGCCGCGCAAGCCTGCGCTGTGAACCAGGCGCTGGACATCGATCCGGCCAAGGTCAACGTCAATGGCGGTGCGATCGCGATCGGCCACCCCATCGGCGCGTCCGGTTGCCGCATTCTGGTGACTTTGTTGCACGAAATGCAGCGCACCCAGGCCCGCAAGGGCGTGGCCGCTTTGTGCATTGGCGGCGGCATGGGCGTGTCCCTGGCCATCGAGCGCGTTTAA